The Pseudomonas sp. FP2309 genomic sequence AGGGCGGCGAACGGGTGACTCAGCTTGCGCAGCAGGTCGGTCTTTCCCAACCCACCACGCACCGTCTGCTGCGCAGCCTGATGGACGAAGGCATGGTCGAGCAGGATGCGCGCAGCAAGCGCTATCGCCTGAGCCTGGAGTTCTTTGCCCTGGCGGCGAATGCGGGCAAGACCGACAACCTGCGCGACCTCGTACGCCCCAGCATGCTGCGCTTGAGCGCCTCACTGGGCGACTCGCTGTTCCTGCTGGCGCGCAGCGGCTTCGATGCGATCTGCCTGGACCGCAGCGAAGGCCCGTACCCCATTCGCACGTTTACCGGTGACATCGGTGGGCGCGTGGCCCTGGGCGTGGGGCAGGGCAGCCTGGCGATCCTGGCGTTTTTGCCGGAGCAGGAGCGCGAAACGGTGATCCGCTACAACCTGCCACGGCTCAAGGACTTCCACC encodes the following:
- a CDS encoding IclR family transcriptional regulator, with the protein product MDSTERNESTKEVGAGGVSRLFALLRALGEVPQGGERVTQLAQQVGLSQPTTHRLLRSLMDEGMVEQDARSKRYRLSLEFFALAANAGKTDNLRDLVRPSMLRLSASLGDSLFLLARSGFDAICLDRSEGPYPIRTFTGDIGGRVALGVGQGSLAILAFLPEQERETVIRYNLPRLKDFHLYDEVLLRSEVENVRRLGYAARNTGVLEGMAGLAVPILNRDGHAVAALSVATISDRLGPGRLPMVVELLKREAAAIGPRINPFDPTLRRPSQTFDAP